GCAGCAGCGGGAACAGGCGGAGCGCCGCGGACGTGATCACGACGGCGATCCCGACCAGCGCGAGCAGGTTGCCGAGGGTCAGCGCACGCCGTCGCCCCTGCGCAGCGGCGAGTCGTGCCAGAGGGATCGCGCAGAGCGCCGCGCCGAGGGTGACGGATGCCGTCGCGAACCCTGACAGCGACTCCTCACCCGACAGGTCGGCAGCCAGGAGCGCACCGAGCGAGACGGTTGCGCCGAAGGCGACACCGCCGAGCACCTGACCGGCCGCGAGGACGCCGACGGTCCGCCGCTGGATGCGGGCGACATCCGCCGCCGTGGTGGAGAGGAGCTCTCCGTCAGGCATTCCGCGCCGTGTTGCGCAGGATGCCGAGTCCCGAGATCTCCACTTCGACGACGTCTCCGGCCCCGAACTCACCGATGCCCGCGGGCGTGCCGGTGAGGATCACGTCGCCGGGCAGCAGCGTGAACGCCGCGGACGCGTAGGCGATGATGTCGGGAACCGAGTGAACCATGTCCGAGATCGGACCGTCCTGGCGGACCTCGCCGTTCACGCGGGTCACGATGCGGGCACCGCCGTCGAGATCGAATTCGGTCTCGATGATCGGTCCCAGCGGGCAGAACGTGTCGAACCCCTTGGCGCGCGACCACTGGCCGTCGGACTTCTGCAGGTCCCGCGCCGTGACGTCGTTGCCGATCGTGTAGCCGAAGACGTAATCGAGCGCCTTGTCGGCCGGCACGTTCTTCGCCACGCGGCCGATGACGACAGCGAGCTCCCCCTCGTAATCGGTGCGCTGCGACTGCGACGGACGGACGATCGCATCGTCCGGACCGATCACCGAGGTGTTCGGCTTCAGGAACAGCAGCGGCTCGCCCGGCGCCTCGCCACCCATCTCGGCGGCGTGGTCACGGTAGTTCTTGCCGACGCAGACGATCTTCGATCTCGGGATCGACGGGGCGAGAAGGGTGATCTCGGCGAGCGGGATCCGCTCCCCCGTCGTGTCGAACCCGGCGAACAGAGGATCGCCGGCGAGTTCGACGACCTCCTTCTCGTCGATGATCCCGTAGCGAATGGTCTCGTTGCGGCTGTAGCGGACGATACGCATGGCTCAGCCGTCCAGCCGCGTCAGCCAGCCGTGGACGTCCTCGGCACGACCGTACTGGATGTCGGTGAGGTGCTGACGGAGCTCCAGCGCGAGCGAGCCCGTGGGCTGCGCATCCTCGAAGTCGGTGGCCTTCAGCCCGCCGATGGGGGTGACCACCGCCGCGGTGCCGCACGCGAACACCTCGACGATGTCGCCGGAGGCAACGCCCTCGCGCCATTCTGTGAGGGAGACGGGGCGACGCTCGACGCGGTGCCCGCGGTCTTCAGCCAGCTGCAGGATCGAGTCGCGGGTGATCCCGGCGAGGATCGACTCCGACTCGGGGGTGACGAGCGTGCCGTCCTTCATCACGAAGACGACGTTCATGCCGCCGAGCTCTTCGACGTTGCCGTCTTCGTCGAGGAAGACGACCTGGTCGCAGCCCTTCTCGTAGGCCTCGGCCTGAGGAAGCAGGCTCGCGGCATAGTTGCCGCCCGTCTTGGCGGCACCCGTGCCGCCCTTGCCCGCGCGGGCGTAGTCCTCGCTCAGCCAGATCTTCACGGGGCTGACGCCACCCTTGAAGTAGGCACCGGCCGGGCTGGCGATCAGGTAGTACGCCACCTTCTGCGCCGGACGCACCCCGAGGAACGCTTCTTTGGCGAACATGAACGGGCGGAGGTAGAGGCTCTGGTCGTCGCCCGACGGGACCCAGTCGCCGTCGACCGCGATGAGCTCGCGGAGCGACTGGAGGAAGTAGTCCTCGGGAAGCTCGGGGAGAGCCATACGCCGCGCCGAGCGCTGGAGGCGACGGGCGTTCTCCTCGGGACGGAACGTGTGGATCGATCCGTCGGCGTGGCGGTACGCCTTGATGCCTTCGAAGATCTCCTGGCCGTAGTGCAGCACGGCGGCGGCGGGCGACAGCGAGATGGGGCCGTAGGGCGTGACGCGCGGGCGGTGCCAGCCGCCCTTCGACGACCAACAGATGTCGACCATGTGGTCGGTGAAGTTCGTGCCGAACCCGGGGTTGGCGAGGATCTCCTCGCGGGCGGACGGCGAGACCGCGGCCAGATTCTTCGTCACCGAGAAGGTGAGCGGTGCGGCGGTCGAGTCGGTGAGGGTCATGTCAGTCCTGTTCCTCGCGCGGGGGCTGCGCGACGCGCATCCCCTCAGATTACGCCCGGAGGCGTGCGGTGATGGCGTCGCCGACCTGCGCGGTCGTGCGGGCGGAGCCGTCCCGGGCTTCGATGTCCTCTCGGGCGGCGCGGGTGACGCGCTGCGCTGCGTCGCTCAGCCCGAGATGGTCGAGCAACAGGGCGACGGAGAGGATCGCGGCGGTGGGATCGGCGATCTGCTGTCCGGCGATGTCGGGCGCGGAACCGTGCACGGGCTCGAACATCGACGGGAACGCGCCGTCGGGGTTGATGTTCCCCGAAGCGGCGAGGCCGATGCCTCCGGTGACGGCGCCGGCCAAGTCGGTCAAGATGTCGCCGAAGAGGTTGTCGGTGACGATCACGTCGAAGCGGCCCGGGTTCGTGACCAGGAAGATCGTCGCCGCGTCGACGTGCAGGTAGTCTACGGCGACGTTCGGGTGCTCCGATGCCACCTCATCGACGATCCGCTTCCACATGCCGCCCGCGTGGACGAGGACGTTCGTCTTGTGCACGAGGGTCAGCTTGTTCCGACGCTTCTCGGCCTGAGCGAAGGCGAACCGCACCACTCGCTCGATGCCGAACGCGGTGTTGACCGACGTCTCGTTCGCGATCTCGTGCGGCGTGCCCGTGCGGATCGACCCGCCGTTGCCGACGTACGGTCCCTCGGTGCCCTCGCGGACGACGACGAAGTCGATCCCGCCCGGGTTCGCCAGCGGACCGGGCGCACCCGGGTACAGCACGGAGGGACGGAGGTTCACGTAGTGGTCGAGCGCGAACCGGAGCTTCAGGAGGAGACCTCGCTCGATGTTCGCGTCCTTCAGTCGGGGGTCCCCCGGCATCCCGCCCACCGCGCCGAGGAGGATGGCGTCGTGGGATGCGACCGCGGCGAGGTCCTCGTCGGTGAGCGTGTCGCCGGTCTCGAGGTAACGGGCGGCGCCCAGGGAGAACCGGGTCTTCTCGAACGCCACTCCCGCGCCCTCGGTGACGGCGTCGAGCACCTTCTCGGCCTCGGCGACGACCTCTGGTCCGATGCCGTCTCCGGGGATGACGGCCAGCTTCACGACGCGCGACATCGCTCTCCTCGTTGTCGGGGGTGACCCGCGCGTGCTCAGTGGTCGACGCGCGGAGTGCGGGTTCCCTTCAGCGTAGTGGCCGCGATCAGGGCCGCGCAGACGACCAGCACGGCTCCGATGATCGAGGTGACGCCGACTCCGGCGTCGAAGGCGGATGCCGCCGCGTCCACCACACGGGCGCCGAGATCGCCCGGCAGCGTCTCGGCGACGGTCACCGCACCGCCGAGGGTCTCGCGGGCGGCATCCGCTGATCCGGCAGGAAGACCCGCCGGAAGGACGATGCCCGAGCGGTAGAGCGCGGTGAGGATGCCGCCGAGCACGGCGGTGCCGAGGACGGCGCCGAGTTCGTAGGCCGTTTCGGACACCGCGCTCGCGGCTCCCGCCTTCGCCGGCGGAGCGCTCGCGAGGATCAGCTCGTTCGACACCGTCTCGGCGGCGCCGATGCCGATGCCGAGGAGCCCGAAGGCGGCGATGAGGGTGCCGAGGGCCGAGGCATCCGTCGACACGGCGATGGCGACGTACGCGGCGACCGAGAGCGTGAGGGCGACCGGCACGACCACACGGGGCGAGACCCGGCGCGAGACCGGGACCACGGTGAGGCCCGACACGATCATCAGCACGAGACCGGGCACGAGGGCGAGCCCCGCCTGCAGCGGGCTCAGTCCGATGATGAGCTGCAGGTGCTGCGTGACGAAGTACAGGAAGCCGACGAGCGCCACCACACTCAGCAGGTTCACGAGCAGGGCGCCCGTGAACGCGCTCTGACGGAACAGGCGCATGTCCAGCATGGGGCTGTCGGAGTGCAGCTGGCGACGGACGAAGAGCCAGCCGAACCCGACACCGACGACCACCAGGACGAGCGGGAGCACGCCCGCACCGTGGACCGCGAACTCCTTGATGGCGTAGACGATCGGAACCATCGTCGCCATGCTGAGGACGATGCTGAGGGGGTCGATTCGGCCCGGCTTCGGGTCGCGGCTCTCGGGCACGAGGATCGGCGCGAGCACGAGCAAGGGGATGAGGACCGGCACGGCCAGCAGGAACACGGAGCCCCACGCGAAGTGCTCGAGCAGGATCCCGCCGACGATCGGGCCGAGCGCGGATCCGGCGGAGAACATCGAGGCCCACACCGCGATCGCGAGACGACGCTGATCGCGGTCGGTGAAGATGCTCCGCAGGAGCGACAGGGTCGAGGGCATCAGCATCGCGCCGAAGACACCCATCGCGGCGCGAGCGACGACGAGGAGCTCCGCCGACGGCGAGAAGGCAGCGAGCGCGGACACCGCAGCGAAGCCCGTTGCACCGATCATCAGGAGGCGGCGGCGGCCGAAGCGATCCCCGAGCGATCCCATCGTTACGAGGAGGCCCGCGAGTACGAGCGGATACACGTCGATGATCCACAGCTGCTGCGCGCTCGTGGGAGTCAGGTCGCGGGCGATTTCGGGCAGGGCGAAGCTCAGCACCGTGTTGTCGACGGACACCAGGAGCACCGGCAGCATGAGCACCGCCAGCGCGGCCCAGCCGCGCCATCCCTGTCGCGTTCCGGCCGCGTCGGCCACTCGGATCTCTTCGGTCAAAGTCATGATTAATACACCGTCCAGCCGGTATAGTAACAGAATCGACACACGGACGCGAGAGGATCGAGACGTGAGTAGACCACCGCGGGCACGTGGCAGTGTCCTCGACGCTTTCGAGGCTGCGCTGATCGACGACGGCGCCCGCGGCGCGACGATGGATGCCGTGGCCGCCGCCGCCGGCGTCTCCAAGGGTGGCCTGCTCTACCACTACGCCTCGAAAGAAGCGCTCGAGACGGCGCTCATCGACCGGATGCTGCACCTCGTCGACGCTGACGTCGAAGAGATGCTCGACTCCCCCGACGGAATCATCGCCGCTTTCGTGCGGACGTCCGTGCAATCCGACACTCCGCTGGACCGTGCGATCGTCGCGACGTCACGGCTGGCACAGACCGGCCACAAAGCCGCATCCGCCGCTCTCCGCGACGCGCGTCGCATATGGGAGGAGGCGCTCCGCCCGCACACGCGGGACGAGAGCGCACTCCAGCTCGTCCTCCTCGTGAGCGACGGGCTCTACTACAACAGCGCGCTTGCGACCACCGGAGTACCGGGCCCCATCCCCGAAGGCGACGAGTTGGACGCCCTGATCGCCCTCGTCGAGCGCGCGGCGCGCTGAGGCATCCCCCACCATCGGCGCGCGAGCGCACGGCCGACGTCGTTCCCCTGCCGCAATCCGCGCATGCGCGCGGCGTGTTGCGACGGGGGAACGACGGATGCCGTGCGGCGTCAGACCTCGGTGAGCTCGATCTGCCGGAACAGATCGGCGGCGACCGCCTCGCGGAGCTCGTCGAGCATCGCCTCGGGGATGGGCGAATCGACCGTCAGCACCGACAGGGCGCGGCCGCTCGAGTCCGGACGGGCGACCTGGAGGCCGGCGATGTTGATGCCCGCCTGGCCGAGCTTCTGGCCGTAGATCGCGACGATGCCCGGGCGATCGGCGTACCGCATGACCACGTGGTAGCGGTTGATCGGGACCTCGACCTCGTACCCGTTGATGCCGACGACCTTCGGAACCATGCGGGTGCCGGCGAGGGTTCCCTCGACGGTCAGGACGGAACCGTCCGACAGGGTGCCGCGGAGGATCGTGATGTTCCGGTACAGCGGGCTCTCGGACTCGACGATGAGGCGTGTCTCGATGCCGCGCTGCTCGGCGAACAACGGAGCGTTCACGTACGAAACGTTCTCGCTCACGATGTTGGTGAAGATGCCCTTCAGAGCCGCGAGGCGGTAGACGCTCACGTCGTAGTCGGCCAGCTCGCCGCGCACCTCGATGTCGAGGCTCGTGAGGGCGCTTGGTGCGAGCCCCGTGAAGATCTGTCCGAGCTGCTCGACGAGCGCGATCCCGGGGCGCACGAACGGGTCGATGACGCCACCGGCGACGTTGACGGCATCCGGGACGAGGTCGCCCTCGAGGGCGAGCTTGACGGACTTCGCGACCGAGACGCCTGCCTTCTCCTGCGCCTCGTCGGTCGACGCGCCCAGGTGGGGCGTGACGACGACGTTCGGAAGCGACAGGAGCGGGAAGGCGGTGCCGTCCTCCTTCGGCGGCTCGCTCGTGAACACGTCGAGACCCGCACCGGCGATCTGACCGGTGGTCAGCGCCGTGTAGAGCGCCTCTTCGTCGATAAGGCCGCCGCGGGCGACGTTCACGACGTACGCCGTGTCCTTCATGATCTCGAACTGCGCGGCGCCGATCATGCCTGTCGTCTCGGGCGTCTTCGGCATGTGGATCGTGACGAAGTCGCTCGTTCGCAGCAGCTCATCGAGGCCGAGCAGCTGCACGCCGAGCTGCTGAGCACGCGTGGGCGTGACGTAGGGGTCGTAAGCGACGACAGAGACGCCGAACGCCTGCAAGCGCGCGGCGATGAGGGCGCCGATGCGGCCGAGGCCGATGATGCCCACCGTCTTCTCGAACAGTTCAGTGCCGGTGAACGATGAGCGCTTCCATGCGCCGGCAGCCAACGAGGCGTGCGCCGCCGGGATGTGACGAGCGAGGCTCAGGATGTGGCCGACGGTGAGCTCGGCGGCGGAGATGATGTTCGACGTCGGAGCGTTGACCACCATGACGCCGGCGCTGGTGGCCGCCTTGATGTCGACGTTGTCGAGACCGACACCGGCGCGCGCGATCACCTTGAGAGACGGGGCCGCGGCGATCGCCTCGGCATCCATCTTCGTCGCGGAGCGGATGAGGACGGCGGCGGCGTCAGCCAGAGCCGGGAGCAGTGCGGCGCGGTCGGCGCCGTCGACGGATCGGACCTCGAAGTCGGGCCCGAGGGCCTCGATCGTGGCGGGAGAGAGTTCTTCGGCGATGAGGACGACAGGCTTGGGCACGGCAGACCTTCGGGTACGCGAGAGTGGATCGCCACGCGGCCGGCCGGGCTGGGACCGACGACGGTACGCGGCACGGCCAGCCTAGCGAATCGGATCACGCGGCCCTGACCGTGTGACGGCGATCACGACCCGATGAGGGAGTTCCCGTTGGTGATCGCATAGGTGAGGATGTTCAGCCAGAACACGGCGGTGAGGCCCAGGCCCACGACGAGGATCACCGCGAGGTGCAGTACCGGCCGTCGGCGACCGAGAAGGACGCCCGCGACGAAAACGATGATCGGGAAGACGACCGAGAACAGCAGGATCGCCCACCCGGCTCCGTTGAGACCTTCCACCGCACCGGCCTGCGCGGCCAGGAACGAGACGGCCGTCCAGACGGCGTACGCGTAGAAGAGGCCGAAGATTCCGGCGACGGTGGCACGGAGCCATGAGGGAGCCCGGCGAACAGGGGAAGTCGACGTCACGAGGTCACACTCCGCTCACGAAGGGCCAGGGCAACAGCAGGAAGACTCCGATGACGAGCCACACGAACCTCACCCAGGTGGCGGATGCCCGCGTCAGCAGCATCGTTGCGCCGAACCACAGCACGGGGGCCGCGACGGCCAACCACTGCGCCGGGACGACCGCGCTGGGTGCGAGGAACGGCGAGATCACCAGGGCTGTTCGGGATCCGCCGAGCAGCCAGCCGACGGTGTACAGAAGGTAGATCCCCCCCAGCAGACCCAGCGAGACCAGCGCGACGTTCCCGAGGGATGCCGGTGGCTCCGTCTTCTCGGTCACCACCGCGGCCGGCTCGGCAGCGGGCTCCGCCGAATGCGGCTCGCTCCCCTTGCCCACGGCGTGCCACCCGGTCGGAAGGGACGTGTCCGCCCGCTCCGGACGCGGTGGGCGCGTCGGCGAATCGTCGCCTTCCCAGCGGAAGGCATCCTCGTCGTCTCGGGGGTCGGAAGGCACGGCTCGAGTCTACCGACGCCGAAGGCCCGACCCCTTGTCGGGGCCGGGCCTCCGTGGCTCAGTTCGCGCCTACGGCGCGGTCGGTCAG
This DNA window, taken from Microbacterium sp. MM2322, encodes the following:
- a CDS encoding TetR/AcrR family transcriptional regulator yields the protein MSRPPRARGSVLDAFEAALIDDGARGATMDAVAAAAGVSKGGLLYHYASKEALETALIDRMLHLVDADVEEMLDSPDGIIAAFVRTSVQSDTPLDRAIVATSRLAQTGHKAASAALRDARRIWEEALRPHTRDESALQLVLLVSDGLYYNSALATTGVPGPIPEGDELDALIALVERAAR
- the serA gene encoding phosphoglycerate dehydrogenase, whose amino-acid sequence is MPKPVVLIAEELSPATIEALGPDFEVRSVDGADRAALLPALADAAAVLIRSATKMDAEAIAAAPSLKVIARAGVGLDNVDIKAATSAGVMVVNAPTSNIISAAELTVGHILSLARHIPAAHASLAAGAWKRSSFTGTELFEKTVGIIGLGRIGALIAARLQAFGVSVVAYDPYVTPTRAQQLGVQLLGLDELLRTSDFVTIHMPKTPETTGMIGAAQFEIMKDTAYVVNVARGGLIDEEALYTALTTGQIAGAGLDVFTSEPPKEDGTAFPLLSLPNVVVTPHLGASTDEAQEKAGVSVAKSVKLALEGDLVPDAVNVAGGVIDPFVRPGIALVEQLGQIFTGLAPSALTSLDIEVRGELADYDVSVYRLAALKGIFTNIVSENVSYVNAPLFAEQRGIETRLIVESESPLYRNITILRGTLSDGSVLTVEGTLAGTRMVPKVVGINGYEVEVPINRYHVVMRYADRPGIVAIYGQKLGQAGINIAGLQVARPDSSGRALSVLTVDSPIPEAMLDELREAVAADLFRQIELTEV
- a CDS encoding 3-isopropylmalate dehydrogenase, whose product is MSRVVKLAVIPGDGIGPEVVAEAEKVLDAVTEGAGVAFEKTRFSLGAARYLETGDTLTDEDLAAVASHDAILLGAVGGMPGDPRLKDANIERGLLLKLRFALDHYVNLRPSVLYPGAPGPLANPGGIDFVVVREGTEGPYVGNGGSIRTGTPHEIANETSVNTAFGIERVVRFAFAQAEKRRNKLTLVHKTNVLVHAGGMWKRIVDEVASEHPNVAVDYLHVDAATIFLVTNPGRFDVIVTDNLFGDILTDLAGAVTGGIGLAASGNINPDGAFPSMFEPVHGSAPDIAGQQIADPTAAILSVALLLDHLGLSDAAQRVTRAAREDIEARDGSARTTAQVGDAITARLRA
- a CDS encoding MFS transporter, coding for MTLTEEIRVADAAGTRQGWRGWAALAVLMLPVLLVSVDNTVLSFALPEIARDLTPTSAQQLWIIDVYPLVLAGLLVTMGSLGDRFGRRRLLMIGATGFAAVSALAAFSPSAELLVVARAAMGVFGAMLMPSTLSLLRSIFTDRDQRRLAIAVWASMFSAGSALGPIVGGILLEHFAWGSVFLLAVPVLIPLLVLAPILVPESRDPKPGRIDPLSIVLSMATMVPIVYAIKEFAVHGAGVLPLVLVVVGVGFGWLFVRRQLHSDSPMLDMRLFRQSAFTGALLVNLLSVVALVGFLYFVTQHLQLIIGLSPLQAGLALVPGLVLMIVSGLTVVPVSRRVSPRVVVPVALTLSVAAYVAIAVSTDASALGTLIAAFGLLGIGIGAAETVSNELILASAPPAKAGAASAVSETAYELGAVLGTAVLGGILTALYRSGIVLPAGLPAGSADAARETLGGAVTVAETLPGDLGARVVDAAASAFDAGVGVTSIIGAVLVVCAALIAATTLKGTRTPRVDH
- a CDS encoding branched-chain amino acid aminotransferase yields the protein MTLTDSTAAPLTFSVTKNLAAVSPSAREEILANPGFGTNFTDHMVDICWSSKGGWHRPRVTPYGPISLSPAAAVLHYGQEIFEGIKAYRHADGSIHTFRPEENARRLQRSARRMALPELPEDYFLQSLRELIAVDGDWVPSGDDQSLYLRPFMFAKEAFLGVRPAQKVAYYLIASPAGAYFKGGVSPVKIWLSEDYARAGKGGTGAAKTGGNYAASLLPQAEAYEKGCDQVVFLDEDGNVEELGGMNVVFVMKDGTLVTPESESILAGITRDSILQLAEDRGHRVERRPVSLTEWREGVASGDIVEVFACGTAAVVTPIGGLKATDFEDAQPTGSLALELRQHLTDIQYGRAEDVHGWLTRLDG
- a CDS encoding fumarylacetoacetate hydrolase family protein translates to MRIVRYSRNETIRYGIIDEKEVVELAGDPLFAGFDTTGERIPLAEITLLAPSIPRSKIVCVGKNYRDHAAEMGGEAPGEPLLFLKPNTSVIGPDDAIVRPSQSQRTDYEGELAVVIGRVAKNVPADKALDYVFGYTIGNDVTARDLQKSDGQWSRAKGFDTFCPLGPIIETEFDLDGGARIVTRVNGEVRQDGPISDMVHSVPDIIAYASAAFTLLPGDVILTGTPAGIGEFGAGDVVEVEISGLGILRNTARNA
- a CDS encoding DNA polymerase III subunit gamma/tau, translated to MPSDPRDDEDAFRWEGDDSPTRPPRPERADTSLPTGWHAVGKGSEPHSAEPAAEPAAVVTEKTEPPASLGNVALVSLGLLGGIYLLYTVGWLLGGSRTALVISPFLAPSAVVPAQWLAVAAPVLWFGATMLLTRASATWVRFVWLVIGVFLLLPWPFVSGV